One genomic region from Oncorhynchus gorbuscha isolate QuinsamMale2020 ecotype Even-year linkage group LG13, OgorEven_v1.0, whole genome shotgun sequence encodes:
- the ankk1 gene encoding ankyrin repeat and protein kinase domain-containing protein 1 has protein sequence MDRVEGGLEKFRIFRKDDFEADWIKVTERSFGQVYRVKVKLWREKCALKSSNTTLTGTSLYRRMIEEASKMEKVTFKYIVSIYGVCNDPPSMVMEYMSNGSLDRLLTSHVLMWPKKFKMIHEVTMGMNFLHSMNPPLLHLNLKPSNILLDDHLHIKISDFGLIKWEEAGNKKEFIENLTARGNIFYIPPETFTLCPEHPGTKFDVYSFSIVMWEILTQKRPYQAGKRSSITTVLMKVSLGRRPGLENIPDDKPQECEQMVTIMQQCWDQDPRERPDFSDTVRKTEALSDILGIGGCSNGDKTHKPDYTMLSSSCRRKSTWSLANPPDTSNTRDDILNILSRKDFENFRQALRKEHVSMLFKDNNTLLHYTVVSGDTESVRHVLSLGAEVNSQSVKGYTPLIVAVLHKFHEICSLLTEHEADVKLGDGDQWTPLHFAAQSDDSRIVRLLLNSGAQPSVKEKAGWTPLHLATQNGHENVVRLLLTRMGSAEEHEEVHGRTALHVASVYGHLAIAKLLLSKGVDPNGIDHSLTTALHLAAEEGHNRVARQLVTAGADVNSLDSRHYTPLHFAALKGHTGICRLLLGNGANPDPRTLQGWTPMHLAALKGHATTVLELEAHQCSMDLPGKGGWTPLHLACHHGQEEVVSKLLSAKANPDMAEDSGWTALHLACNGGLFSSVLQLISHRASVNALNKSQTTPLHLAAQNGSVPIIKALLMNGAERSSKDSTGCTALSLARKCQKEEAVQLLEDS, from the exons atggATCGTGTTGAAGGGGGCCTGGAGAAGTTCAGGATCTTCAGGAAGGATGACTTTGAGGCTGACTGGATTAAGGTGACAGAACGCAGCTTTGGCCAGGTCTACAGAGTGAAAGTCAAGCTTTGGAGGGAAAAGTGTGCCCTGAAAAGCTCCAATACCACCCTTACTGGCACCAGTCTCTACAG GAGAATGATAGAGGAAGCATCCAAGATGGAGAAAGTGACATTCAAGTACATTGTGTCCATCTACGGGGTGTGTAATGACCCTCCCTCCATGGTGATGGAGTACATGAGTAATGGCTCCCTGGATCGTCTCCTCACCAGCCACGTGTTGATGTGGCccaagaagttcaagatgattcACGAGGTCACCATGGGCATGAACTTCCTTCACAGCATGAACCCTCCACTTCTCCACCTGAACCTGAAGCCTTCAAACATCCTTCTAGACGATCACCTCCACATCAAG ATTTCAGATTTTGGCTTAATTAAGTGGGAGGAGGCTGGGAACAAGAAGGAATTCATTGAAAACTTGACTGCGAGAGGAAACATTTTCTACATACCTCCAGAGACATTCACCCTGTGCCCTGAGCATCCGGGAACCAAATTCGATGTTTACAG CTTCTCTATTGTGATGTGGGAAATTCTGACCCAGAAGAGACCTTATCAAGCTGGGAAAC GAAGCAGTATAACGACAGTCCTGATGAAGGTGTCATTGGGTAGAAGGCCAGGCTTGGAAAATATCCCTGATGACAAGCCACAAGAATGTGAGCAGATGGTCACAATAATGCAACAGTGCTGGGATCAGGATCCCAGAGAGAGGCCAGACTTCTCAG ACACTGTTCGAAAGACAGAAGCTCTGAGCGACATCCTGGGAATAGGTGGATGTAGCAACGGGGATAAGACACACAAACCTGATTATACCATGCTGTCGTCCAGCTGCAGGAGA AAATCCACGTGGTCACTCGCCAACCCTCCAG ACACGAGCAACACCAGGGATGACATTCTCAATATTCTATCAAGGAAAGACTTTGAAAACTTCAGACAGGCCCTTAGGAAGGAGCATGTGTCTATGCTCTTCAAAGACAACAACACTCTTCTCCACTACACAGTGGTTAGTGGTGACACGGAGAGTGTGAGGCATGTCTTGAGTCTTGGTGCGGAGGTAAACTCACAGAGCGTCAAAGGATACACCCCTCTCATTGTGGCTGTGCTCCACAAGTTCCACGAGATATGCTCCTTACTGACGGAGCACGAGGCAGATGTTAAACTTGGAGATGGGGACCAGTGGACTCCTCTGCACTTTGCCGCTCAAAGCGACGACAGCAGAATTGTCCGTCTGCTACTGAACAGTGGCGCCCAGCCTAGCGTTAAGGAGAAAGCCGGGTGGACGCCGCTTCACCTGGCCACTCAGAACGGCCACGAGAACGTTGTGCGTCTCCTCCTGACGCGGATGGGAAGCGCCGAAGAGCATGAGGAGGTCCACGGGAGGACGGCGCTCCACGTGGCGAGTGTGTACGGCCACCTCGCCATCGCCAAGCTCCTGCTCAGTAAGGGAGTTGACCCCAACGGGATCGACCACTCCCTGACCACCGCTTTACACCTGGCAGCCGAGGAGGGCCACAACAGGGTAGCCAGGCAGCTGGTGACAGCTGGCGCCGATGTCAACTCCCTAGACAGCCGGCACTACACCCCATTACACTTCGCCGCCCTCAAGGGACACACGGGCATCTGCAGGCTACTGTTGGGCAACGGGGCAAATCCCGACCCCAGGACCCTCCAGGGTTGGACGCCCATGCACTTGGCGGCGCTGAAGGGCCACGCGACCACCGTGCTGGAACTAGAAGCCCACCAGTGCTCTATGGACCTGCCAGGAAAGGGTGGCTGGACACCCCTCCATTTGGCCTGCCACCACGGGCAAGAGGAAGTGGTGTCCAAGCTGCTGTCGGCCAAGGCCAATCCCGACATGGCAGAGGATAGCGGCTGGACTGCGCTCCACTTGGCGTGTAACGGCGGCCTTTTCTCCAGTGTGCTCCAGCTCATTTCGCATCGGGCCAGCGTCAACGCTCTGAACAAGAGCCAGACCACCCCATTACATCTGGCTGCCCAGAACGGCAGTGTTCCCATTATCAAAGCCCTGCTAATGAACGGGGCAGAGAGGAGTAGTAAGGACTCGACAGGCTGCACAGCCCTATCCCTGGCCAGGAAGTGTCAGAAAGAGGAGGCAGTGCAGCTACTGGAGGACAGTTAG